A single region of the Blattabacterium sp. (Cryptocercus kyebangensis) genome encodes:
- the guaA gene encoding glutamine-hydrolyzing GMP synthase, with protein MKKDSILVLDFGSQYSQMIARRIRDIGVYSILCPYDISIRHILSKKPKGIVLSGSPFSVYDENPPLISKNIFQLNIPILGICYGMQLISFLFGGKIEKSKYKEYGKSSFIIDHYKNDLFQGIPKKSIVWMSHFDEIKNIPKELKVIGHTSSCSIAALIHKNKDIYAVQFHPEVNNTEFGIPIMKNFILHICKCYPNWKLNHFVQENIEKIRKRVDNKKVILGFSGGVDSFVSAYIIHKAIGPSLHCLFVDTGFLLKKEKEKISFLCKKMNFFIKIIDAKKRFLSSLIGIIDPEMKRKIIGKEFVSIFQEESEKIKNVEFLAQGTIYSDVIESSTYSYSKLIKKTFFIKSHHNVGGLPPSMKLKLLEPLKELFKDEVRKIGKYLGIPKDILYRHPFPGPGLSIRIIGEVNKKKISILKEAETILLQELKEYDLYESVSQAFMVLLPIKSVGVMGDKRTYEYVAVLRVTNTEDFMTATFSHLPYNFLEKVSSRIINEVDGINRLVYDITSKPPATIEWE; from the coding sequence ATGAAAAAAGACTCTATTTTAGTATTAGATTTCGGTTCCCAATATAGCCAGATGATTGCAAGAAGAATTAGAGATATAGGGGTATATTCCATTTTATGTCCTTATGATATTTCTATTCGTCATATTTTATCAAAAAAACCAAAAGGGATTGTTTTATCAGGAAGTCCTTTTTCTGTTTATGACGAAAATCCTCCGTTAATATCTAAAAATATATTTCAATTGAATATACCTATACTTGGAATTTGTTATGGAATGCAACTTATTTCTTTTCTTTTTGGAGGAAAAATAGAAAAATCAAAGTATAAAGAATATGGAAAGTCCAGTTTTATTATAGATCATTATAAAAATGATTTATTCCAAGGAATTCCTAAAAAATCTATTGTTTGGATGAGTCATTTTGATGAAATAAAAAATATTCCAAAAGAATTAAAAGTGATCGGCCATACTTCCTCTTGTTCTATTGCTGCTTTAATTCATAAGAATAAAGATATTTATGCAGTTCAATTTCATCCAGAAGTGAATAATACAGAGTTTGGAATCCCGATCATGAAGAACTTTATCCTTCATATTTGTAAATGTTATCCAAATTGGAAACTAAATCATTTTGTGCAAGAAAATATAGAAAAAATAAGAAAACGTGTAGATAATAAAAAAGTAATATTAGGTTTTTCAGGAGGTGTAGATTCTTTTGTATCCGCTTATATAATTCATAAAGCTATTGGCCCCTCTTTACATTGTCTTTTCGTTGATACTGGTTTTCTTTTAAAAAAAGAAAAAGAAAAAATATCTTTTTTGTGTAAAAAAATGAATTTTTTTATTAAAATAATAGATGCTAAAAAACGTTTTTTATCTAGTTTAATTGGAATTATTGATCCTGAAATGAAAAGAAAAATTATAGGAAAAGAGTTTGTTTCTATTTTTCAAGAAGAATCAGAAAAAATTAAAAATGTAGAATTTTTAGCGCAAGGGACCATATATTCAGATGTAATTGAATCTTCTACATATTCCTACTCAAAATTAATAAAAAAAACTTTTTTTATTAAATCTCATCATAATGTAGGAGGATTACCTCCTTCAATGAAATTGAAACTTTTGGAACCATTAAAAGAGTTATTTAAAGATGAAGTACGAAAAATAGGAAAATATTTAGGAATTCCAAAAGACATTTTATACCGACATCCATTTCCAGGTCCTGGATTAAGCATTCGTATTATTGGAGAAGTAAATAAGAAAAAAATTTCTATTCTTAAAGAAGCGGAAACTATTCTTTTGCAAGAATTAAAAGAATATGATCTTTATGAATCCGTAAGCCAAGCTTTTATGGTATTATTGCCTATAAAATCCGTAGGAGTAATGGGAGATAAAAGAACCTATGAATATGTTGCTGTATTACGTGTTACAAATACGGAAGATTTTATGACTGCTACTTTTTCACATTTACCTTACAATTTTTTAGAAAAAGTTTCTAGTAGAATCATTAATGAAGTAGATGGAATCAATCGTTTAGTATACGATATCACTTCCAAACCTCCAGCAACTATAGAATGGGAATAA
- the purD gene encoding phosphoribosylamine--glycine ligase has protein sequence MKVLILGNGGREHAIGKKFLKDFPTIDLYFYPGNGGTDQIGKNIKNHHTTLDLCYYAKKNEIDITIVGSETFLLDGIVDVFKNFGLKIMGPHYLASRLEVDRVFSKSFMKKYGVRTPKYEVFSSYQKAVNFLEKKNYSVAIKTSGIAGGKGVILVKNKNEAKNALTSIMIDKKFGKSGNKVIIEEFLKGKESSIISIFNGKEIIPFLSAKDYKKIGEKETGVNTGGMGAIAPNPYMNNEVWIDFKKNILEPTLKGLFLEKLTFLGFIYFGLMITSNSVYLLEYNTRMGDPETQTLLPLMESNFFQIIQSVFLQKKISISWKKLCSCCIVLSSKGYPEKYESGKIINGLNSLREPFYIAGAKKEKEKWMTSHGRVLNMVGIGKTIDEARKMAYNKVKKVHFENLYFRKDIGL, from the coding sequence ATGAAAGTTTTAATTCTCGGAAATGGAGGACGTGAACATGCTATTGGGAAAAAATTTTTAAAAGATTTTCCTACCATAGATCTTTATTTTTATCCTGGTAATGGAGGAACAGATCAAATAGGAAAAAATATTAAAAATCATCATACAACTTTAGATTTGTGTTATTACGCTAAAAAAAATGAAATAGATATAACTATTGTTGGTTCCGAAACTTTTCTATTGGATGGTATTGTAGACGTTTTTAAAAATTTTGGACTAAAAATTATGGGTCCCCATTACCTTGCGTCTAGACTAGAAGTAGACCGTGTTTTTTCTAAATCATTTATGAAAAAATACGGAGTACGTACTCCTAAATACGAAGTTTTTTCTTCTTATCAAAAAGCTGTAAATTTTTTAGAAAAAAAAAATTATTCTGTAGCTATAAAAACAAGTGGTATAGCAGGAGGAAAAGGAGTAATATTAGTGAAAAATAAAAACGAAGCAAAGAACGCCTTGACTTCTATTATGATAGATAAAAAATTTGGAAAATCTGGAAATAAAGTTATCATAGAAGAATTTTTGAAAGGGAAGGAATCCTCTATCATATCCATATTTAATGGAAAAGAGATTATTCCTTTTTTATCCGCTAAAGATTATAAAAAAATTGGAGAAAAAGAAACAGGAGTTAATACAGGAGGAATGGGGGCAATAGCCCCTAATCCCTATATGAACAATGAAGTTTGGATAGATTTTAAAAAAAATATATTGGAACCAACTTTAAAAGGATTATTTTTAGAAAAATTAACTTTTTTAGGATTTATTTATTTCGGATTAATGATTACTTCAAATAGTGTATACTTATTAGAGTACAATACTCGTATGGGAGATCCTGAAACTCAGACTTTATTGCCATTAATGGAAAGTAATTTTTTTCAGATAATACAGTCAGTTTTTCTTCAAAAAAAAATATCTATTTCTTGGAAAAAATTATGTTCTTGTTGTATCGTTTTATCTTCAAAAGGATATCCGGAAAAATATGAAAGTGGAAAAATTATAAATGGATTAAATTCTTTAAGAGAACCTTTTTATATAGCTGGTGCTAAAAAAGAAAAAGAAAAATGGATGACATCACATGGACGGGTTTTAAATATGGTAGGAATAGGGAAAACAATTGACGAAGCTAGAAAAATGGCTTATAATAAGGTAAAAAAAGTTCATTTTGAAAACTTGTATTTTAGAAAAGATATTGGATTATAG
- the purH gene encoding bifunctional phosphoribosylaminoimidazolecarboxamide formyltransferase/IMP cyclohydrolase: protein MKRALISVYEKNEELFDFVRFLDKKEYQILSTCGTYQYLKKNGISNVLKIENIISFPEILDGRIKTIHPYIYGGILANRSIDKHMKNIHFHGISPIDIVLVNFYPFFDKFNKKSINSMIEFIDIGGPSMLRAAAKNFFHVTPITDKKDYILVKNEIENYGNTSLKLRKKLAGKVFNLTSAYDSAISQYLLMEENFPTYLHFSYKKRMNLRYGENPHQKAAYYVSTIHKGAMCNFHQLHGKKLSFNNLRDMDIAWKVVSQFSEPACCTVKHATPCGVALGKNVIDAFKKTYYADTISSFGGIMAINVPITKELANKINSLFLEVILSPSYETDVLSILKIKKNIRIISINEPISDKLEYLKIDGGILVQQVDPNLSYDYQIVTKKKFSDQEIRSLFFAQKVVKYVKSNAIVVAKGTQTLGISGGQTNRIWAARQAIERALEKSKENLVLVSDAFFPFRDVVDEAATSGRIRAILQPGGSIRDKESVQACDEYGIAMAFTGKRHFKH from the coding sequence ATGAAAAGAGCTTTGATTAGTGTTTATGAAAAAAATGAAGAATTATTTGATTTTGTCCGTTTTTTAGATAAAAAAGAATACCAAATTCTTTCTACTTGTGGTACCTATCAATACTTAAAAAAAAATGGAATATCTAATGTTCTAAAAATAGAAAATATCATTTCCTTTCCTGAAATTTTAGATGGAAGAATAAAAACTATTCATCCATATATTTATGGAGGGATTCTGGCTAATCGTTCTATTGATAAACATATGAAAAATATTCATTTTCACGGAATTTCTCCTATTGATATTGTATTGGTAAATTTTTACCCATTTTTTGATAAATTCAACAAAAAATCAATTAATTCTATGATTGAATTTATTGATATAGGAGGACCGTCTATGTTGCGAGCAGCAGCAAAAAATTTTTTTCATGTAACCCCTATTACAGATAAAAAAGATTATATCTTAGTAAAAAATGAAATTGAAAACTATGGAAATACTTCATTAAAGTTGAGAAAAAAATTAGCAGGAAAAGTATTTAATCTTACTTCTGCTTATGATTCTGCAATTTCTCAATATCTTTTAATGGAAGAAAATTTTCCTACTTATTTACATTTTTCTTATAAAAAAAGAATGAATCTTCGTTATGGGGAAAATCCTCATCAAAAAGCAGCTTATTATGTTAGTACTATTCATAAGGGGGCAATGTGTAATTTTCATCAATTACATGGAAAGAAACTTTCTTTTAACAATTTAAGAGATATGGATATAGCTTGGAAAGTAGTATCTCAATTTTCTGAACCAGCTTGTTGTACTGTAAAACATGCAACACCTTGTGGAGTCGCATTAGGAAAAAATGTAATAGATGCATTTAAAAAAACTTATTATGCGGATACTATTTCTTCTTTTGGAGGAATTATGGCTATAAATGTACCAATAACAAAAGAATTAGCGAATAAAATAAATAGTCTATTTTTAGAAGTGATTTTATCACCTAGTTATGAAACAGATGTATTGAGTATTTTAAAAATAAAAAAAAATATAAGAATCATTAGTATAAACGAACCTATTTCTGATAAATTGGAATATCTAAAAATAGATGGAGGAATATTGGTGCAACAAGTGGATCCTAATTTATCTTATGATTATCAAATAGTAACCAAAAAAAAGTTTTCTGATCAAGAAATAAGGTCTTTATTTTTTGCTCAAAAAGTAGTAAAATATGTAAAATCGAATGCTATTGTTGTAGCTAAAGGAACACAAACTTTAGGAATTTCTGGAGGTCAAACAAATAGAATTTGGGCAGCTCGTCAAGCTATAGAAAGAGCTTTAGAAAAAAGCAAAGAAAATTTAGTCCTTGTTTCTGATGCTTTTTTCCCTTTTAGGGATGTAGTAGATGAAGCCGCTACATCCGGTAGAATAAGGGCAATTCTTCAACCAGGAGGTTCTATCCGTGATAAAGAATCTGTCCAGGCTTGTGATGAATATGGAATAGCTATGGCTTTTACGGGGAAAAGACATTTTAAACATTAA
- a CDS encoding formyltransferase family protein, producing the protein MKKLAILVSGIGTNMQHILQSISNGKLSQVKIDSVVSDRYCRAIQYALKENIPSFSLEKTKKKLLSKEIDKIFIKYIPDIIVLSGFLSILDSEFCDKWAGKIINIHPSLLPKYGGKGMYGMKVHQRVINNKEKISGATVHYVTKNIDSGNIILKKSCKISSNETPISLSKKISIIEKELLIQSLNNI; encoded by the coding sequence ATGAAAAAACTAGCTATTTTGGTTTCTGGAATAGGGACAAATATGCAGCATATTCTACAATCTATTTCCAATGGTAAACTTTCTCAAGTTAAGATTGATTCAGTGGTTTCTGATAGATATTGTAGAGCTATTCAATATGCATTGAAAGAAAATATTCCAAGTTTTTCTTTAGAAAAGACTAAAAAAAAACTTCTTTCTAAAGAGATAGATAAGATTTTTATAAAATATATTCCAGATATTATAGTACTTTCTGGTTTTCTTTCCATACTTGATTCGGAATTTTGTGATAAATGGGCTGGTAAAATCATAAATATTCATCCATCTCTTTTACCTAAGTATGGAGGGAAAGGGATGTATGGAATGAAAGTACATCAAAGAGTTATTAATAATAAAGAAAAAATATCTGGGGCTACAGTTCATTATGTAACAAAAAATATTGATTCAGGAAATATAATTTTAAAAAAATCATGTAAGATTTCTTCAAATGAAACTCCGATCTCGTTATCTAAAAAAATATCTATCATAGAAAAAGAGCTCCTAATTCAATCTTTAAATAATATTTGA
- the purM gene encoding phosphoribosylformylglycinamidine cyclo-ligase: MKESNRTIYKISPILEKTYNNNVLSTLDNFAALYKMSSYEYKEPILVSGVDGVGTKLRLAINYQKYDVIGEDCFAMCANDVLCHGAQPLFFLDYLACGKLDSNIAEKIIQGIATSCKKTNTCLIGGEIAEMPGIYKKKDYDIAGFCVGIVEKKKIIDGKKKIQEGDILIGLPSSGVHSNGFSLIRKIFDTEDLLMKKFQKKPFYETLLIPTRIYYSTIHLLLKEFLIHGLVHVTGGGISDNLFRVLPENLLAIVEKRKIPILPIFNHIQEKGFLSDQEMWNTFNMGVGMIIIVSIKDKGPIFHKLRFLGEKPFVFGNMVKGDKRVFLK; this comes from the coding sequence ATGAAAGAAAGTAATCGTACCATATATAAAATTAGTCCAATTTTAGAAAAAACTTATAATAATAATGTACTTAGCACATTAGATAATTTTGCGGCTCTTTATAAAATGTCTTCCTATGAGTATAAAGAACCTATTTTGGTGTCTGGTGTTGATGGTGTGGGAACTAAACTACGTTTAGCCATTAATTACCAAAAATATGATGTAATTGGAGAAGATTGTTTTGCTATGTGTGCGAATGATGTATTATGTCATGGAGCCCAACCATTATTTTTTCTAGATTATTTAGCTTGCGGAAAACTGGATTCTAATATTGCAGAAAAAATTATACAAGGGATAGCTACTTCCTGTAAAAAGACGAATACCTGTCTTATTGGTGGAGAAATAGCTGAAATGCCAGGTATTTACAAAAAAAAAGATTATGATATAGCAGGATTTTGTGTAGGGATTGTAGAGAAAAAAAAGATTATAGATGGGAAAAAAAAAATTCAAGAAGGAGATATTTTAATTGGTCTCCCATCTTCAGGTGTCCATAGCAATGGTTTTTCTTTAATTCGAAAGATTTTTGATACAGAAGATTTACTGATGAAAAAATTCCAAAAAAAACCATTTTATGAGACTCTTTTAATTCCAACTAGAATTTATTATTCTACTATTCATCTTTTATTAAAAGAGTTTTTAATCCATGGATTAGTTCATGTTACGGGAGGGGGAATATCCGATAATTTATTTCGTGTTCTTCCAGAGAATTTATTAGCTATAGTAGAGAAAAGAAAAATTCCTATTCTACCTATTTTTAATCATATTCAGGAAAAAGGTTTTTTATCCGATCAAGAAATGTGGAATACTTTTAATATGGGAGTTGGAATGATTATAATAGTATCTATTAAAGATAAAGGTCCTATTTTTCATAAATTACGTTTTTTAGGAGAAAAGCCTTTTGTATTTGGGAATATGGTTAAAGGAGATAAAAGAGTATTTTTGAAATAA
- the purF gene encoding amidophosphoribosyltransferase, protein MYQLFPILEEKKFFDKFHEECGVFGIYSTHKIDTFSLIQFGLFALQHRGQEACGFSVLRDGFILSHKSEGLVLDSFRKISNSECYHGNAVIGHTRYSTEGGQSKKNIQPFFGEDSYGKSIISIVHNGNLVNAKKIRKNLESKGINFISSNSDSEVILRLIQKYLSEYDNNLKIAIQKTTLDIQGAYSVIVLMDNKIAAFRDPNGIRPLCYGMLNEKTYIFSSETCGIDSVGGYYVRDLFPGEIAIVDQKSIQFSLLRKKRETKRRICSFEYIYFSRPDSFIENINVYEVREKSGEILYEQHPVEADVVIGVPDSGVPASIGYSKASGIPFKPILVKNKYIGRSFILPKQEMRERMVNLKLNSILNEIRGKRIVIIDDSIVRGTTSRRLVYILRKAGAIEIHFRSASPPIIAPCYLGIDTPSQKDLISFNIDKESIAKFLDVDSLEFLNMDNLIDILGSNNYCFGCFTGNYPIPKKNDCIL, encoded by the coding sequence ATGTATCAATTATTTCCTATTCTAGAGGAAAAAAAATTTTTTGATAAATTTCATGAGGAATGCGGAGTTTTTGGTATTTATTCTACTCATAAAATCGATACATTTTCTCTCATTCAGTTTGGGTTATTTGCCTTACAACACCGAGGTCAAGAAGCTTGTGGTTTTTCTGTTTTACGAGATGGATTTATTTTATCTCATAAAAGTGAAGGTCTTGTTTTAGATTCCTTTCGAAAAATTTCGAATTCTGAATGTTATCATGGGAATGCTGTTATTGGGCATACACGATATTCTACAGAAGGAGGACAAAGCAAAAAAAATATTCAACCATTCTTTGGAGAAGATTCCTATGGTAAAAGTATCATTTCTATTGTCCATAATGGAAATTTAGTGAATGCTAAAAAGATTCGTAAAAATCTAGAATCGAAAGGGATCAATTTTATATCATCTAATTCGGATTCCGAAGTTATTTTACGTTTGATACAAAAATACTTATCAGAATATGATAATAACCTAAAAATCGCTATTCAAAAAACCACTCTTGATATTCAAGGAGCTTATTCTGTAATAGTTCTTATGGATAATAAAATTGCTGCTTTTAGAGATCCAAATGGAATTCGACCCTTATGTTATGGTATGCTTAATGAAAAAACTTATATATTTAGTTCTGAAACTTGTGGAATAGATTCTGTGGGTGGATATTATGTAAGAGATTTATTTCCAGGAGAAATAGCTATCGTCGATCAAAAATCCATTCAATTTTCTCTTCTTAGAAAAAAAAGGGAGACAAAACGAAGAATATGTTCCTTTGAGTATATTTATTTTTCTCGTCCTGATTCTTTCATTGAAAATATAAACGTTTATGAAGTTCGTGAAAAAAGTGGAGAAATACTTTATGAACAACACCCAGTAGAAGCAGATGTCGTTATTGGTGTCCCAGATTCTGGTGTTCCAGCATCTATTGGATATTCCAAAGCATCCGGAATCCCTTTCAAACCAATTTTAGTAAAAAATAAATATATTGGAAGATCTTTTATTTTACCTAAACAAGAAATGCGTGAAAGAATGGTAAATTTAAAACTAAATTCTATATTAAATGAAATTAGAGGAAAACGTATTGTCATTATTGATGACTCGATTGTTCGTGGGACTACCAGTCGTAGATTAGTTTATATTTTAAGAAAAGCAGGAGCGATAGAAATTCATTTTAGAAGCGCCTCTCCACCTATTATAGCACCATGTTATTTAGGAATAGACACTCCTAGTCAAAAAGACCTAATTTCATTCAATATTGATAAGGAAAGTATAGCTAAGTTTTTAGATGTAGATAGTTTAGAATTTTTAAATATGGATAATTTGATCGATATTCTTGGAAGTAATAATTACTGTTTCGGTTGTTTTACGGGGAACTATCCCATTCCTAAAAAAAATGATTGTATATTATAG
- the purC gene encoding phosphoribosylaminoimidazolesuccinocarboxamide synthase — MNNITKKKYLLEGKTKKIYSTDNTDEIIIHYKDSITALDGLKKELLQDKGILNNEITTLIFKFLKDYGVKTHFIRKINNREQLCYKVDIIPLEFVVRNVVAGSMSKRLGIKEGITIDNPIIEIFYKNDVLKDPWINDHHAVFLGIISYEELNKVNRIVSNINNILKKYFLDKNIILVDFKIEFGKDKKNQILLSDEISPDTCRLWDKKTMKKLDKDKFRNEFNEKEEVIDTYMEILKRLNAVSSI; from the coding sequence ATGAACAACATAACTAAAAAAAAATATTTATTAGAAGGAAAAACAAAAAAAATATATTCTACAGATAATACCGATGAGATTATTATTCATTACAAAGATAGTATAACTGCTTTAGATGGATTAAAGAAGGAATTATTACAGGATAAAGGAATTTTAAATAATGAAATAACGACATTAATCTTTAAATTTCTTAAAGATTATGGGGTAAAAACCCATTTTATTCGTAAGATCAATAATAGAGAACAATTATGTTATAAAGTGGATATTATTCCATTAGAATTTGTAGTTCGAAATGTTGTTGCTGGAAGTATGTCTAAACGTTTGGGTATAAAAGAAGGGATTACCATAGATAATCCCATTATTGAAATATTTTACAAGAATGATGTATTAAAAGATCCATGGATAAACGACCATCATGCCGTATTCTTAGGTATAATTTCTTATGAAGAATTAAATAAAGTTAATCGAATTGTCTCAAATATTAACAATATTCTGAAAAAATATTTTTTAGATAAAAATATTATATTGGTAGATTTTAAAATAGAATTTGGAAAAGATAAAAAAAATCAAATTTTACTTTCTGATGAAATTAGTCCTGATACATGTCGTCTTTGGGATAAAAAAACAATGAAAAAACTTGATAAAGATAAATTTAGAAATGAATTTAATGAAAAGGAAGAGGTAATAGATACTTATATGGAAATATTAAAAAGGCTAAATGCAGTTTCATCCATTTAA
- the purE gene encoding 5-(carboxyamino)imidazole ribonucleotide mutase has product MKVAIFCGSLSDKPTMKISEDILNKFNIKNKIYVISAHRLPDLLSKTIKKIESLEGMELIIAGAGLSAHLPGIIASRTILPVIGVPIYANNGLLGGIDALLSIVQMPKDVPVATVGINNAYNAALLSVHILAMKYNEIKKLLLKFRMKKKEKLVTEIDKYL; this is encoded by the coding sequence ATGAAAGTAGCTATATTTTGTGGAAGTCTATCTGATAAACCAACGATGAAAATATCGGAAGATATACTAAATAAATTTAATATAAAGAATAAAATTTATGTTATATCTGCACACCGTTTACCAGATCTATTATCAAAAACAATAAAAAAAATAGAATCTTTAGAAGGAATGGAACTTATTATTGCAGGAGCTGGGTTATCTGCTCATTTACCTGGAATAATAGCTTCAAGGACTATTTTACCCGTTATAGGAGTTCCTATTTATGCTAATAATGGATTATTAGGTGGAATTGACGCTCTCCTTTCTATTGTTCAAATGCCTAAAGATGTTCCTGTTGCTACAGTAGGGATCAATAATGCATACAACGCTGCTTTATTATCCGTTCATATATTAGCTATGAAATATAACGAAATAAAAAAATTATTATTAAAATTTAGAATGAAAAAAAAAGAAAAATTAGTTACTGAAATAGATAAATATTTATGA